CTGGACGCTGGCCGGCCACGCCGCCGACGCGCAGCGCAGCGACGCCGACTGGGAGACCGAGCTCGAGGCGACGCTCGAGGGCGCGGTCCGGAGCCACCTCATGAGCGACGTGCCGCTCGGCGTGTTCCTCTCCGGCGGGCTCGATTCCGGCTCGATCGTCGCGCTCATGTCCGAGCTCGGCGTCAGCCCGATCCGCACCTTCACGATCGGCTTCGAGGAGAAGAGCTTCAGCGAGGCCGACACGGCGCGCGAGGTCGCCACGCGCTACGGCACGCAGCACCACGAGCTGATCGTCCGCCCCGACGCCGTCAGCCTGCTGCCGAAGCTCGTGCAGCACTTCGACGAGCCCTTCGCCGATTCGTCGGCGATCCCGGTCTACCACGTCTCCGAGCTCGCCCGCCGTCACGTCACCGTCGTCCTCTCCGGCGAGGGGGGGGACGAGATGCTCGCCGGCTACGAAACCTATCGCGCCTGGAAGATCGCCTCGGCCTACGCGCGCCTGCCGCGCTGGATCGGTGCGGGGCTGATCCCCGCCGCGGCGCGCCTGCTGCCGGTCTCGCACGCAAAGGTCAGCTTCGACTACAAGGCCAAGCGCTTCACCACGGGCGCGTACCTGCCGCCGGCGAGCGCGCACCTGTGGTGGAAGACGATCCTCGACGAAGACATGAAGGCCGCTCTCTACGGCTCGCCCAAGCCCGGGATCACGCCCACCGCGCGCCTGTTCGAGTCGCTGTGGCGCGAGGACGCCGGCGACGGCCTCGATCGTCTCCAGTACGTCGACACCGCGCTCTATCTCCCCGCGGACATCCTCGTGAAGGTCGATCGCATGAGCATGGCGCACTCGCTCGAGGCGCGCGTGCCGTTCCTCGACCGCAGCATGATGGAGCTCTCGCGCCGTCTGCCGTCGCGGCTGCGCATGAAGGGGCTCAACACGAAGTGGCTCCTGCGCCGCATCATGAAGGACCGCCTGCCGGCGTCGGTGCTCCAGGGCAAGAAGCGCGGCTTCAACGTGCCGATGCCGGCCTGGCTCGCGGGCAACCTGCGGGAGTTCACGCGCGACGTCCTCGGCGAGGACCGCGTGCGCCGTCAGGGCCTCTTCCAACCGGCCGCGGTGCAGCGGCTGATCGACGAGCACACCGGCCGCGTGCGCGACCACAGCCGCGCCATCTGGACGCTTCTCGTGCTCTCGGTGTGGCAGGACGAAGTGCTCGGCACCGGGACGGCAGCCGCCCGCCGCGCCGCCGCGGCATCCGCGTGAACGGACGTCAGATCAAGGGAACGGAGAACCAGCACGTGATCGCCCTCGAAGCCACGGAGATCAAGGTCGCGGAGCCCGCCGGGGCTCCCCGCGATCTCGGGCTCAAGCCCGATTCGAGCCTGAGCCGCTGGTGGCAGATCGCCCTGGCGGCGTTCGGGCTGCTGCTGACGCTTCCGGTCGCGCTCGCCATCGCGGCTGCGACCAAGCTCACGAGCCGCGGGCCGGTCCTCTACAAGGGAACCCGCATCGGGCGCGGCATGACGCCGTTCTCGATCTACAAGTTCCGCACGCTCCTGGTCGACGCCGAGCAGCGCATCGGCGCGCGCCTGCTGACCCCGGGCGACCCGCTCTACACGCCGGTCGGCCGCTTCCTCAAGAAGACCAAGCTCGACGAGATCCCGCAGCTCTGGAACGTGATCCGCGGCGACATGAACATGGTCGGTCCGCGTCCGATCCGTCCCGTGTTCCTCGCCACCTCGTTGCGCGAGATCCCGAGCTACTCGGCGCGCTTCACCGTGCGCCCCGGCATGACCGGCCTGGCGCAGCTGCGCGGCGGCTACTTCACGCACCCGCGCGACAAGCTGCGCTACGACATCCTCTACATCCGCAACCGCAATCTGTGGCTCGACCTGAAGCTCATCGTCGGCACGTTCGTGAAGCTCGCGAACCGCTGGCTGACGCTCGGCCTCCTGCTCGCGCTGGTGTTCCTCTGCGCGTCCTTCGTGCCGGCGATCTTCCGCTCGCCGTTCGAGCTCGAGATCGGCGGCTTCCACCTCTCGCCCTTCGAGGCCCTCGGCCTGCTGGTCGCCGCGGCAGCGCTGGTGCAGCAGATCCCGGCGCACCGCCTCTATCTCTACCAGACCCCGACCAACCGGCCGATCGCCTGCTTCCTGCTCTTCTCGATCCTCGCCGGCCTGGTCGGCGGCGACCTCGTCCCGCGCCTGCGCGACGTCGCCTACTTCAGTGCCTCGGGCTTCCTCCTGCTCCTGCTCGTGGTCAGCGGCGACATGAACGCGTCGTTCGCCCGCCGGGCCACGCGCCTCGTGGCGCTGGCCGCGGTCTCGGTCGCCCTCGTCGGCATCCTGCAGCTCGTCCTGCAGACGCACGGCAGTGAGGACGGCACGGGCGGCATCCCGCGCGTCGTGTCGACGCTGGGGAGCCCGGTCGTGCTCGCCGCATACCTGGTGCTGGGCCTGCCGCTGGTGCTCGTCGAGCTGGTCTCGGCCGAGCGGCGGGAGGAGCGCGACTTCTGGCTCATCTGCAGCACCCTCGTGCTGGTCGCGGTGATCCTCACCCAGACCCGCACCTCGCTCCTGGCGCTGTGGGTCACGGCGGCGCTGTTCACCTGGCGCGTCTCGCGGCGCTCGTTCCGCCTCGTCCTCGGTGCGGCGATCGGCTTTCTCGCCGTCCTCGTGGTGACGGGCGCGTTCCGCCTCTCGCCGACCGACGTCGGCGCCGAGCTCCAGCGCCGGGTGACCGTCACCGCGGCCACCGTCTCGGAGGAGGCGCGCTCGCTGCGCGGCTTCATCGGCACCGACCCGGGCAAGGGCGCCGTCGCCATGGTCAACGTGAACCGCGGCCCCGACGAGGAGCCCGAGGCGATGCGCAACGAGAACATGCACCTGACGCTCGTGCTGCGCACCGGCTTCATCGGCTGGGCGCTCATGATGTGGGTCATCGGCGCGGCGCTCGCGGGCATCTACCGCGGCAGCCGCATCGTGCGCGACGACCGTCTCTCGCTGGTCCTCTGGGCGATCTTCTCGTCCGGCGTGGGCTTCCTGCTGTCGATGAGCAACTTCAACGCCTTCTACAACCCCACGATCCAGATCCTCTTCTGGGGCCTCCTCGGCATCGGGCTCGCCATCGTCACCCACTTCGCGGGACGCCGCCCGACCTTCAACGTCATCTACCGCTTCGGGCAGGGGGACTGAGATGGACGTGCGACGCCATCTCGGCGGCGCCCTGCGGGGCGCGGCGCTCGGCCTCGTAGCCGGCGCGCTCTGGTTCACCATCGAAGCGGTCGCGGGCTGGGCGGCGGGCAGCTTCCTGCCCGCCGGCGTGATCCAGAAGCT
The genomic region above belongs to bacterium and contains:
- the asnB gene encoding asparagine synthase (glutamine-hydrolyzing), whose protein sequence is MCGIAGELRLTLGERPSRERVRAMNDVMVHRGPDSFGEYTNAEVALGMRRLAIMDVAGGQQPLGNEDGSVQVVCNGEIYNAPALTAELLARGHHLKTRSDVEVIAHLYEEKGLDVAQHLDGMFAFAIWDAKAHRLILGRDRTGIKPLYLTRIGDRLAWGSELKCLLAGGLDPRLDHQALHDYLTLGYVAGPTSILDGVWQLPAGCILIAEPGKTDAVRTVPYWTLAGHAADAQRSDADWETELEATLEGAVRSHLMSDVPLGVFLSGGLDSGSIVALMSELGVSPIRTFTIGFEEKSFSEADTAREVATRYGTQHHELIVRPDAVSLLPKLVQHFDEPFADSSAIPVYHVSELARRHVTVVLSGEGGDEMLAGYETYRAWKIASAYARLPRWIGAGLIPAAARLLPVSHAKVSFDYKAKRFTTGAYLPPASAHLWWKTILDEDMKAALYGSPKPGITPTARLFESLWREDAGDGLDRLQYVDTALYLPADILVKVDRMSMAHSLEARVPFLDRSMMELSRRLPSRLRMKGLNTKWLLRRIMKDRLPASVLQGKKRGFNVPMPAWLAGNLREFTRDVLGEDRVRRQGLFQPAAVQRLIDEHTGRVRDHSRAIWTLLVLSVWQDEVLGTGTAAARRAAAASA
- a CDS encoding sugar transferase; the protein is MNGRQIKGTENQHVIALEATEIKVAEPAGAPRDLGLKPDSSLSRWWQIALAAFGLLLTLPVALAIAAATKLTSRGPVLYKGTRIGRGMTPFSIYKFRTLLVDAEQRIGARLLTPGDPLYTPVGRFLKKTKLDEIPQLWNVIRGDMNMVGPRPIRPVFLATSLREIPSYSARFTVRPGMTGLAQLRGGYFTHPRDKLRYDILYIRNRNLWLDLKLIVGTFVKLANRWLTLGLLLALVFLCASFVPAIFRSPFELEIGGFHLSPFEALGLLVAAAALVQQIPAHRLYLYQTPTNRPIACFLLFSILAGLVGGDLVPRLRDVAYFSASGFLLLLLVVSGDMNASFARRATRLVALAAVSVALVGILQLVLQTHGSEDGTGGIPRVVSTLGSPVVLAAYLVLGLPLVLVELVSAERREERDFWLICSTLVLVAVILTQTRTSLLALWVTAALFTWRVSRRSFRLVLGAAIGFLAVLVVTGAFRLSPTDVGAELQRRVTVTAATVSEEARSLRGFIGTDPGKGAVAMVNVNRGPDEEPEAMRNENMHLTLVLRTGFIGWALMMWVIGAALAGIYRGSRIVRDDRLSLVLWAIFSSGVGFLLSMSNFNAFYNPTIQILFWGLLGIGLAIVTHFAGRRPTFNVIYRFGQGD